The DNA segment GCGCGGTGGGCCTCGTGTTCAGCGCGATTCCGCTCGGCACGGTGTTCACGCAGATCTCGACGCCCATACTCGTGACGGCGCATGGGTGGCCATGGGCTTTCTATGCGTTCTCGACGCTCGGGCTCTTGTGGTGGGCGTTCTGGCATCCGCTCACCGCCTCGGGGCCCGAGCTGCACCCGCGCGTGAGCGAGGCGGAGCTGCGCGAGATGCGCGCGGAGGCGGGCGGGACGGCCGCCCCTGCGGCGCCGCCGATGGGGAAGCTGCTGAGCAGCACCGCGGTGTGGGCGATCGTGGTCGGCCACTTCTGTAACAACTGGGGCGGCTACGTGATGCTCTCGTGGTCGCCGACGTACTTCCATGAGCGGCTCGGCGTCGATCTTCACGATGTCGGCTACTACGTGATGCTGCCGTCGCTCGTGTCGTTCGTGTGCCTCAATCTCGCGGGCCAGCTCGGCGACCGCATGATCGCGAGCGGGATGACGACGCAGCGCGTGCGCAAGCTGATGCAAGGCGTCGGCTTCGGCGGCTCCGCGGTCACGCTGCTCACGCTCACCGTGGTCGAGAGCGCGCCGGTCGCGGTCGTCGTGATGTGCCTCAGCAGCGTGCTCGGCGGCGCCGCGAGCGCGGGCTTCGGCAGCAACCACCTCGACATCGCGCCGCGCCACGCCGGCGCACTCATGGGTCTCAGCAACACCGCGGGCACGATCCCCGGCGTCGTCGGCGTCGTGCTGAGCGGCTGGATCGTGGACGTGACCGGCTCGTGGTCGATGGTCTTCTACGTCGCCGCCGCGGTGAAGGTCTTCGGCCTCGTGTTCTTCCTCGCGTTCGCGAAGGGCGAGAAGATCTTCGACTAGAGAGGAACGCGCCGATGCTCTCCGCCGCCTCCGTAACGACTGCCGACCTGATGGATCCCGACGCATTCGTCTCGCGCGGCTATCCGCACGAGGCGTGGGCGGCGCTTCGGCGCGAGCAGCCCGTGAAGTGGTTCGCGTTCGAGGGCAGCGAGCGGCCGGGTTTCTGGGCGATCACGAAGCGCGCCGACATCGTGGCGATCTCGAAGGAGCCCGAGCGCTTCCTGATCGCGCCGCGCACTGCGATCTTCGCGGAGAGCGTGCCGTCGAGTGAGCGCACGATTCAGTCGCGGCATCTGCTCACGATGGATCCGCCGGAC comes from the Deltaproteobacteria bacterium genome and includes:
- a CDS encoding ACS family MFS transporter, which encodes MTVATASEAPRTLQRTLLIALCFAAVFICYVDRVNISLAIGAMAQEFGWDKTTSGWVMSSFFIGYLLTQVPGGWLAGKFGGKWVLAGGVLLWSLFTALTPPAAFAGFSVLIAARIVMGMGEGVTFPAIYALFSRWVPAARRSRAVGLVFSAIPLGTVFTQISTPILVTAHGWPWAFYAFSTLGLLWWAFWHPLTASGPELHPRVSEAELREMRAEAGGTAAPAAPPMGKLLSSTAVWAIVVGHFCNNWGGYVMLSWSPTYFHERLGVDLHDVGYYVMLPSLVSFVCLNLAGQLGDRMIASGMTTQRVRKLMQGVGFGGSAVTLLTLTVVESAPVAVVVMCLSSVLGGAASAGFGSNHLDIAPRHAGALMGLSNTAGTIPGVVGVVLSGWIVDVTGSWSMVFYVAAAVKVFGLVFFLAFAKGEKIFD